The DNA sequence CCGGTCACTTCACCGCGACCGGGGACCGCCGTCAACCGGGCCGCTTACGGCAGCAGCGTGGTCACGAACTTGTAGCGGTCGCCGCGGTAGACCGAGCGGGCGAATTCGACCGGCTTGCCGTCCGTGGCGAACGAGTGCCGGGTCAGCATCAGCACCGGCATGCCGACGTCGGCGCCGAGCATCTCCGCTTCCTGCGGTCCGGCGAGCGACGTCTCGATCGTCTCTTCGGCGCGCTCGAGTTCGACCCCGTAGTGCTCGCGCAGAACGGCGTACAACGAGCCGCCCGCCGAGACGTGCTTGCGCAGTCCGCGGAAACGGCCGAGCGGGAGGTGCGTGGTCTCCAGCGCCATCGGCTGGGAGTCCGCGAGTCGAAGGCGTCGAAGGCGAAGAATTTTCGCACCCGTGCGGATTCCGAGGAGCTTCGCGAGGTCACCCTCGACCGGCAGCTCCTCGACTTCCAGGAGCTTCGACGACGGCTTCAGGCCCTGCTTGCGCATGTCCTCGGTGTACGACGACAACTGCAGCCGCTGCGCGAGCTTCGGCTCGGCCGCGAAGGTGCCTTTCCCCTGCACCCGGTGCAGGCGGCCCTCGGCCGTCAGGTCCGCCAGCGCCTGGCGCACGGTGGTGCGGGAGACCGTGAACTCCCCGGCGAGCGCGCGTTCGGTCGGGATCGGCGACCCGGGCGGGAGGACGTCCAAGAGGTCGAGGAGGTGCTGTTTCAGTGCCCAATATTTGGGTTCGCGCTGCCCGCGCATCCCGGCGACGGTGCCCGCCTCGCCCGT is a window from the Amycolatopsis sp. cg9 genome containing:
- a CDS encoding GntR family transcriptional regulator, producing the protein MLETTTTGEAGTVAGMRGQREPKYWALKQHLLDLLDVLPPGSPIPTERALAGEFTVSRTTVRQALADLTAEGRLHRVQGKGTFAAEPKLAQRLQLSSYTEDMRKQGLKPSSKLLEVEELPVEGDLAKLLGIRTGAKILRLRRLRLADSQPMALETTHLPLGRFRGLRKHVSAGGSLYAVLREHYGVELERAEETIETSLAGPQEAEMLGADVGMPVLMLTRHSFATDGKPVEFARSVYRGDRYKFVTTLLP